The proteins below are encoded in one region of Pacificitalea manganoxidans:
- a CDS encoding S8 family serine peptidase codes for MKPTDPLYASQWHFDLLGDIETIWDDYSGAGVKVGVFDTGTEADHPDLDDNYDETLHYDGRSGRGRDDGQPNGSGDGHGTACAGLIAAEANDIGGVGVAWGATVAGVDYLNHLQHYISSDRETYIDSVEHAANFDVVSNSWGALGTYSSAQDIGDTNTGAQITHRAFVHAAETGRDGLGTLITKAAGNDAHSSSIQGSHRTYGNAQGEGLNNSEVVLVVAATQKSGLPQSYSNWGSNVSITAPAASVTTDMTDGGYSYGDHTTGFGGTSAATPVVAGVIGLMLEAAPGLGWRDVHEILAISAAQTGSDFGDGPSGYEMGAWMSNGATTWNGGGLSFNISHGFGMVDAFAAVRMAEVWQTMRPEAATSANDRTASGSWSGRNDTIPDGGVLDAEISVSRDITVEHIFVTVSVDHAYDGDLTVELIGPGGETYLLFDQERGQVGFGGEYTFAVTGARGMSSAGTWTVRLTDARGDGAGTLRDAVLSFRGASADSDSVHTITDDFLELADVETERRVLTDTDGGTDWLNLAALAGDVALDLRAGGQLQVDGQNWAEIGDAAAFENVVSGDGADMLTGNDGDNRLLGMRGDDVLSGGAGADLLDGGAGRDTASYAGSSRGLRADLLLNSENTGEAEGDRYRGIEDLLGSDHADDLRGNEGDNTLRGGAGADFIMGRDGDDWLIGNSGHDILTGNAGDDRLQGCVGNDRLIGGDGDDTLEGGSGNDSLIGGSGNNCYSGGAGRDVLYDGSGRGMLFGGADADRLIAGGGNDRLWGDGGADRLNGGNGNDRLNGGAGADYLVGGSGRDQFVFQNDMGMDRVADFNDTQDRLMFDSALVGTVSSAEDLVSRYGQQSDAGFTFDFGSDDQLTLLGYHGDPTGAILLV; via the coding sequence ATGAAACCGACCGACCCGCTCTATGCGTCGCAATGGCATTTCGATCTGCTGGGCGATATCGAAACCATCTGGGATGACTATTCCGGCGCGGGGGTAAAGGTGGGTGTCTTCGACACCGGGACCGAGGCGGATCACCCCGACCTTGACGACAATTACGACGAAACCCTGCATTACGACGGGCGCTCGGGGCGGGGCCGGGATGATGGCCAGCCCAATGGAAGCGGCGACGGTCACGGCACGGCCTGCGCAGGCTTGATCGCTGCGGAAGCCAACGACATCGGCGGCGTCGGTGTGGCGTGGGGTGCAACCGTGGCAGGGGTTGATTACCTCAACCACCTGCAACACTACATCTCCTCCGACCGGGAAACCTACATCGACTCGGTCGAACACGCCGCGAACTTCGATGTCGTCAGCAATAGCTGGGGGGCTCTTGGAACCTATAGCTCCGCACAGGATATCGGTGACACCAACACCGGCGCGCAGATCACGCATAGGGCGTTCGTCCACGCAGCCGAAACCGGGCGGGACGGGCTTGGCACCCTGATTACCAAGGCGGCAGGCAACGACGCGCATAGCAGCTCCATTCAGGGATCGCACCGGACCTATGGCAATGCCCAGGGCGAGGGCTTGAACAACTCCGAGGTGGTGTTGGTCGTCGCCGCCACACAGAAAAGCGGCCTGCCGCAATCCTATTCCAACTGGGGGTCGAACGTGTCGATTACCGCGCCTGCGGCCTCTGTCACCACCGACATGACCGATGGCGGCTATTCCTACGGGGACCACACCACTGGTTTCGGCGGAACGTCCGCCGCGACCCCCGTGGTTGCCGGTGTGATCGGGCTGATGCTGGAGGCCGCGCCGGGTCTGGGCTGGCGCGATGTGCACGAAATCCTCGCGATTTCCGCCGCGCAGACCGGGTCCGACTTTGGCGACGGGCCTTCCGGCTATGAGATGGGCGCGTGGATGTCGAACGGGGCGACCACATGGAATGGTGGTGGGCTCAGCTTCAACATCAGCCACGGTTTCGGCATGGTCGATGCCTTTGCCGCCGTGCGGATGGCGGAAGTCTGGCAAACCATGCGCCCGGAGGCCGCGACCTCGGCCAATGACCGCACGGCGAGCGGCAGTTGGTCGGGCCGCAATGACACCATCCCCGACGGCGGTGTTCTGGATGCGGAAATTTCGGTGAGCCGCGACATTACCGTCGAGCATATCTTTGTCACCGTCTCCGTCGATCACGCCTATGACGGGGATCTGACGGTGGAGCTGATCGGTCCGGGCGGCGAGACTTATTTGCTGTTCGATCAGGAGCGGGGGCAGGTCGGCTTCGGTGGCGAATACACCTTTGCGGTGACCGGCGCGCGCGGCATGAGCAGCGCGGGCACTTGGACCGTCCGCCTGACCGATGCGCGCGGCGATGGCGCGGGCACCCTGCGCGACGCGGTGTTGAGTTTCCGGGGGGCCAGTGCTGATTCCGACAGCGTCCACACCATCACCGATGACTTTCTGGAACTGGCCGATGTGGAAACCGAGCGGCGCGTGCTGACCGATACCGATGGCGGCACTGACTGGCTGAACCTCGCGGCGCTGGCGGGCGATGTCGCGCTGGATTTGCGGGCAGGGGGCCAATTGCAGGTCGATGGGCAGAACTGGGCCGAGATCGGTGATGCCGCTGCGTTTGAAAATGTGGTCAGCGGCGATGGGGCCGACATGCTAACGGGCAATGATGGCGACAACCGCCTGCTGGGGATGCGCGGTGACGATGTGCTCAGCGGGGGCGCGGGCGCGGACCTGCTGGACGGCGGCGCCGGGCGGGATACAGCCAGCTATGCCGGCTCCAGCCGAGGGCTCCGCGCCGATCTGCTGCTGAACAGCGAAAATACGGGCGAGGCCGAAGGTGACCGGTATCGCGGGATCGAGGATCTGCTCGGCTCCGATCATGCCGATGACCTGCGCGGCAATGAGGGGGACAACACGCTCCGCGGCGGGGCTGGGGCTGATTTCATCATGGGTCGCGACGGGGATGACTGGCTCATCGGTAATTCCGGGCATGACATCCTTACCGGCAACGCGGGCGATGATCGGCTGCAAGGCTGTGTTGGCAATGACCGTCTGATCGGCGGCGATGGCGATGACACGCTAGAAGGCGGAAGCGGCAATGACAGCCTCATCGGTGGCAGCGGCAACAATTGCTACAGCGGCGGGGCGGGACGCGACGTGCTTTATGACGGGTCGGGCCGGGGTATGCTGTTCGGCGGGGCCGATGCGGACCGCCTGATTGCGGGCGGTGGCAATGACCGTTTGTGGGGGGATGGCGGCGCGGACCGGCTTAACGGCGGCAACGGCAATGACAGGCTGAACGGTGGCGCGGGCGCGGATTACCTTGTCGGGGGTAGCGGGCGCGATCAGTTCGTCTTCCAAAACGACATGGGTATGGACCGGGTTGCTGATTTCAATGACACGCAGGATCGGCTGATGTTCGACAGCGCATTGGTGGGCACTGTCAGCAGTGCCGAGGATCTGGTGTCACGATACGGGCAGCAGTCCGACGCGGGGTTCACATTTGACTTCGGCAGCGATGATCAACTGACCCTGCTGGGCTATCATGGCGATCCGACCGGGGCGATTTTGCTGGTCTGA
- a CDS encoding ABC transporter ATP-binding protein: MIRFQQVSKRYPNGSVVARDVTADLPGNRCIALLGRNGAGKSSLLRMIAGSLRPDRGRISITGQVSWPVGFQGSFHPDLSGAQNVRFVGRIYGVDTDELLDFAMGFAALGRQIHHPVRTYSTGMKARLAFAVSMGIRFDTYLVDEVVSVGDAAFREKSEAVLIDRMSTSGAVVVSHSMPMLQRLCTAGAVLEGGNLTYYPNLNEAILVHERNLRTEPEPEGA; this comes from the coding sequence GTGATCCGGTTTCAGCAGGTCAGCAAGCGTTACCCGAATGGATCGGTCGTTGCGCGCGACGTCACAGCCGACTTACCCGGCAACCGCTGCATCGCACTTCTGGGCCGCAACGGCGCTGGCAAATCGTCCCTCCTGCGCATGATTGCGGGAAGCCTGCGCCCCGATCGGGGGCGCATTTCGATCACCGGGCAGGTGTCGTGGCCGGTGGGGTTTCAGGGCAGCTTCCATCCTGATTTGAGCGGCGCGCAGAATGTGCGCTTCGTCGGGCGAATCTACGGGGTCGACACAGACGAGCTGCTCGACTTCGCTATGGGGTTTGCGGCCTTGGGACGCCAGATACATCACCCGGTCCGCACCTATTCGACGGGGATGAAGGCCCGGCTGGCCTTTGCCGTCTCAATGGGTATCCGGTTTGACACCTATCTGGTGGATGAGGTCGTGTCCGTCGGCGATGCCGCTTTCCGCGAAAAAAGCGAGGCGGTGCTTATCGACCGCATGTCGACGAGCGGCGCGGTCGTGGTCAGCCATTCGATGCCGATGCTTCAGCGGCTTTGCACCGCAGGGGCCGTGCTGGAGGGCGGAAACCTGACCTATTACCCCAATCTGAACGAGGCGATTTTGGTCCATGAACGCAACCTGCGGACGGAGCCGGAGCCTGAGGGCGCCTGA
- a CDS encoding ABC transporter permease: MTVTTLPPSVRPAALSAQPHAALRTIPALMLREMSSTYGRSPGGYLWAVLEPVAAIALMSIAFSLILRAPGLGGNFPFFYASGFLLFSLYMIVSAQVAAALRFSRPLLEYPRVSYLDAVLARFLLNTMTQVLVLVLVVTGIVAVFDLAPRIDVAQVGLALILASGLALGVGCVNCFLITCFPVWERVWAIVNRPMFLVSAVLFLPEDLSPQYRAWLMLNPLSHVTSLARSGFFASYDAVHASPLYVTGWIVGLLVVGLFLLALHHKDIVFK, translated from the coding sequence ATGACCGTCACCACCCTCCCACCCAGTGTCCGCCCCGCCGCGCTATCCGCGCAGCCCCATGCGGCGCTGCGCACCATTCCGGCGCTGATGCTGCGGGAAATGTCGTCGACCTACGGTCGGTCGCCGGGAGGCTACCTGTGGGCGGTGTTGGAGCCTGTGGCGGCTATCGCATTGATGAGCATCGCCTTTTCCCTGATCCTTCGGGCGCCTGGGCTAGGAGGAAATTTTCCGTTCTTCTACGCATCAGGGTTCTTGCTGTTCAGCCTGTATATGATCGTGTCCGCGCAGGTCGCTGCGGCGCTGCGGTTCTCGCGCCCGCTGCTTGAATATCCGCGCGTGTCCTACCTGGACGCGGTGCTGGCGCGATTCCTTTTGAACACGATGACGCAGGTGTTGGTGCTCGTTCTGGTCGTCACAGGCATTGTCGCCGTGTTCGACCTCGCGCCGCGCATTGATGTCGCGCAGGTCGGGCTGGCCCTGATCCTCGCATCCGGGCTCGCTCTAGGCGTTGGTTGCGTAAACTGTTTCCTCATCACCTGTTTTCCCGTCTGGGAACGGGTCTGGGCCATTGTTAACCGGCCCATGTTTCTGGTCTCCGCCGTTTTGTTCCTGCCCGAAGACCTGTCGCCGCAGTATCGCGCGTGGCTGATGCTGAATCCGCTCTCGCACGTCACCAGCCTCGCCCGATCCGGGTTTTTCGCAAGCTACGATGCCGTTCACGCCAGCCCACTTTACGTGACGGGCTGGATCGTGGGTCTGCTGGTCGTTGGGCTTTTCCTGCTCGCCCTGCATCACAAGGACATTGTTTTCAAATGA
- a CDS encoding glycoside hydrolase family 99-like domain-containing protein, which translates to MITSFSAARTDSAKPGWRHRLTGLRHRAALATQLMLPWGRVGAYAREIARSDLFDRHFYRGTNPRMHPLSRLFPERHFVLKGEALGLRPNPDFCPRAYLRHNPDLTAKVRHPFQHYIRYGRHEQRVTKDLPPRHQTEQVPLPVLRPLAQKRRFAIVVHLYYHDMWDEFADAIKMSGVEADIYVTYVRFVEARTDLPDRVRRDFPQAVIHQVPNHGRDIFPFVHLVNSGALAGYEAVCKIHSKKSPHRDDGDAWRRHLVEGILSTQTAPRLQRFLDDPEAAFWVADGQVFSGADWWGSNAARARDLLRRVELPMAEQDLTFPAGSIYWLKPLMIDMIRGMRLRVHDFEPEQAQVDGTSAHAMERALGYLAQTAGQRCVQATDLDRRRTPAPRHRPRYVSAFYLPQFHPVPENDAWWGKGFTEWTNVARAEPAFAGHNQPVLPGELGHYDLRLTEVMAEQDALRRQAGIDAFCVYHYWFDGRRILETPIDQLCASEVDFPFYLCWANESWRRNWDGLSGEVLLDQSYGAGFAEALARNVAPYMQDRRYQRPDGQRPRFVIYRPDDMPDPARAVANMRATWRALGVGEVELGAVRFHLGRDEAVTEDLFDFWIEMPPHGLVGECDYLVGGPAAPDPHIPLAPGFKGLIYDYSRLAETATDPAYTATLPAQTIAGVMPSWDNTARRGSGAHIAHGATPASFSRWLDRIAQHRIEGSYRQELFVNAWNEWAERAMLEPTERYGDANIRALAAFRQGGGPRS; encoded by the coding sequence ATGATCACGAGCTTTTCCGCCGCCCGGACCGACTCCGCCAAGCCGGGGTGGCGTCATCGGCTTACCGGCCTCCGGCACCGCGCAGCTTTGGCAACGCAGTTGATGCTCCCATGGGGGCGGGTGGGCGCCTACGCGCGGGAAATTGCCCGATCAGACCTGTTTGACCGGCATTTCTACCGAGGCACCAATCCACGGATGCACCCGCTCAGCCGTCTGTTTCCGGAGCGTCATTTCGTTCTAAAGGGGGAAGCGCTGGGCCTGCGACCAAACCCTGATTTCTGTCCTCGCGCCTATCTGCGCCACAATCCCGACTTGACGGCCAAGGTGCGGCATCCGTTTCAGCATTACATCCGCTACGGTCGGCACGAACAGCGGGTGACCAAGGATCTGCCGCCGCGGCATCAGACCGAACAGGTGCCACTGCCCGTGCTGCGGCCCCTCGCGCAGAAGCGCCGTTTCGCGATCGTCGTGCATCTCTATTACCACGATATGTGGGACGAGTTTGCCGATGCGATCAAGATGTCGGGGGTGGAGGCAGATATTTATGTCACCTATGTCCGCTTCGTAGAGGCTCGGACCGACCTGCCGGACAGGGTGCGCCGCGACTTCCCGCAGGCGGTGATTCATCAGGTGCCAAATCACGGGCGCGATATCTTTCCCTTTGTGCATTTGGTGAATTCCGGCGCGCTCGCAGGGTATGAGGCGGTGTGCAAAATCCATTCTAAAAAGTCCCCGCATCGCGATGACGGCGACGCATGGCGGCGGCATTTGGTGGAAGGCATCCTGTCGACCCAGACCGCCCCGCGTCTGCAACGCTTTCTCGACGATCCCGAGGCCGCGTTCTGGGTCGCCGATGGACAGGTGTTTTCCGGCGCGGATTGGTGGGGCAGCAATGCCGCCCGCGCGCGTGACCTTCTGCGGAGGGTCGAGCTTCCGATGGCGGAACAGGATCTAACCTTTCCCGCAGGCTCCATCTATTGGTTAAAGCCCCTGATGATCGACATGATCCGCGGTATGCGTCTGCGCGTGCATGATTTCGAGCCTGAACAGGCGCAGGTCGATGGCACGTCGGCCCATGCGATGGAGCGGGCATTGGGATATCTGGCCCAGACGGCGGGCCAGCGTTGCGTTCAGGCGACCGACCTAGATCGGCGTCGCACACCCGCGCCGCGCCACAGGCCGCGCTATGTTTCGGCGTTCTATCTGCCGCAGTTTCATCCGGTGCCGGAGAACGATGCATGGTGGGGCAAAGGCTTTACCGAATGGACCAATGTCGCACGGGCCGAGCCTGCCTTTGCCGGGCATAATCAGCCTGTTCTTCCCGGTGAACTTGGCCACTACGATCTGCGTTTGACCGAGGTGATGGCCGAGCAGGATGCCCTGCGCCGTCAGGCCGGGATCGATGCGTTCTGCGTCTATCATTACTGGTTCGATGGCCGCCGGATCCTAGAGACCCCGATTGATCAGCTTTGCGCCAGCGAGGTCGATTTTCCGTTTTACCTTTGTTGGGCCAACGAAAGCTGGCGCCGCAATTGGGACGGGCTCAGCGGTGAGGTTCTGCTGGATCAAAGCTATGGCGCCGGGTTTGCCGAGGCGCTTGCCCGGAACGTCGCGCCCTATATGCAAGACCGCCGCTATCAGCGGCCGGATGGCCAGCGTCCGCGCTTTGTCATCTACCGCCCGGATGACATGCCCGACCCGGCCCGCGCGGTCGCGAACATGCGCGCCACTTGGCGGGCGCTCGGCGTCGGGGAGGTCGAACTGGGCGCGGTCCGTTTTCACCTCGGGCGCGACGAGGCGGTCACCGAAGATCTTTTTGATTTTTGGATAGAAATGCCGCCCCACGGGCTGGTGGGGGAGTGCGATTATCTGGTCGGTGGCCCGGCGGCCCCAGATCCGCACATCCCTCTCGCGCCGGGGTTCAAAGGATTGATTTACGACTACAGCCGACTTGCCGAGACGGCTACGGACCCCGCCTATACTGCCACGCTGCCCGCTCAGACGATTGCCGGGGTAATGCCAAGCTGGGACAACACTGCGCGCCGCGGCTCTGGCGCGCATATCGCCCATGGGGCCACGCCCGCCAGCTTCTCACGCTGGCTTGACCGGATCGCGCAGCATCGGATCGAAGGCTCCTACCGGCAGGAGCTATTTGTGAATGCGTGGAATGAATGGGCCGAACGCGCGATGTTGGAGCCGACGGAGCGTTATGGGGATGCCAACATTCGGGCGCTCGCGGCGTTCCGGCAGGGTGGAGGGCCACGGTCATGA